CAATAGCTCGAAGTGCTTCTTCCAAACGCACCGTTCTTCGCTGATAAGGTTTAAGCCAAGAGCGGCGCTCAGTAAATACTTTTTTTTCACATGATTGATTTCGACAAAACCACTTTGCTGTTTTAAGGTAGTATATGGTGATTGATTGACTTTGAACAGGTAAATCAGCTATTTTACGCATATAGGAACTATGTCTGTTACTGGAAGTGATGGAACAGTGAGGGCATCGCGCTGAGGAACTAGGAAGAAAAGCAACAATATCTAATGATTTGGAAGTATCATAGACGGACACAACTTCTAAGCGAGAATGCAGATGATAAAAATTCCCTCATCTCTTTTAAATGAAACTCCCCAAATGTGCGTAAGAACCATTTTTTAGTTGCCAAATACAGTTTTTAAGGAAGGGCGTTTTAGAGAAATGGACATGTCAATGCGGTTTGATAAAGGGGATATGGAATACTTTTGTAAGCTTATATATGAAACGATTCATATTCCCGTCTTTTATATAAATAAGGACCTAGAAGTAGTTACAGGATTTCCAGCAACATTAGAGACTAATCCAATTTATCCAACCATCTACGAAT
The sequence above is drawn from the Litoribacterium kuwaitense genome and encodes:
- a CDS encoding transposase family protein gives rise to the protein MSVYDTSKSLDIVAFLPSSSARCPHCSITSSNRHSSYMRKIADLPVQSQSITIYYLKTAKWFCRNQSCEKKVFTERRSWLKPYQRRTVRLEEALRAIVFSTSALQAEKVCKQLGMKVSHNALLNLFIKPHSNESKSLSLALMTLLLNAAILTESLFVMRFLLSQSIYCPTVK